In Actinomadura citrea, a single window of DNA contains:
- a CDS encoding sensor histidine kinase — translation MGGSLIPLPPPGRARDAALAGGVFAVVAVSSLKSLVGPREEPWAATAFDWALILLACGALFFARRWPVAVAALVLVTTGAYYVTSLHDGGLMIAVIAALYAVAAGGRLQAAVVLAALTVITTGAGTLLGNRDVNGVALFMLTGWLVAVVALGWVRHSRLAYLREAERRAAGEERLRIARELHDVVGHHLSLINVQAGTSLHRFHRDPAQGEAALAAIKASSREALRDLRATLGVLRQADEEAPTAPPPALDGIGGLIGTARAAGLTVHGRLTGEAEPPTEVGLAAYRIVQESLTNVSRHAAAAEVTVSVERGPGALLVEVADDGRGAAAPAGPGSGVDGMRERARALGGELTAGPRPGGGFLVRARLPYGNEAPAR, via the coding sequence ATGGGTGGCAGCCTGATCCCGCTGCCGCCGCCAGGGCGCGCGCGGGACGCGGCCCTGGCGGGCGGAGTGTTCGCCGTGGTGGCCGTCAGCAGCCTGAAGTCGCTCGTCGGCCCGCGCGAGGAGCCGTGGGCCGCGACGGCGTTCGACTGGGCGCTGATCCTCCTGGCCTGCGGGGCGCTGTTCTTCGCCCGCCGGTGGCCGGTGGCCGTCGCGGCGCTGGTCCTGGTGACCACCGGCGCCTACTACGTCACCAGCCTGCACGACGGCGGGCTGATGATCGCGGTCATCGCCGCGCTGTACGCCGTCGCGGCCGGGGGCCGGCTCCAGGCCGCCGTCGTCCTCGCGGCGCTGACCGTGATCACCACCGGCGCCGGCACCCTGCTCGGCAACCGCGACGTCAACGGCGTCGCCCTCTTCATGCTGACCGGTTGGCTGGTGGCCGTGGTCGCGCTCGGATGGGTGCGGCACAGCCGGCTCGCCTACCTGCGCGAGGCCGAGCGGCGCGCCGCCGGCGAGGAGCGGCTGCGCATCGCCCGCGAACTGCACGACGTCGTGGGGCACCACCTCTCGCTGATCAACGTCCAGGCGGGGACGTCGCTGCACCGCTTCCACCGGGACCCGGCCCAGGGCGAGGCGGCCCTCGCCGCCATCAAGGCGTCGAGCCGGGAGGCCCTGCGCGACCTGCGCGCGACCCTCGGGGTGCTGCGGCAGGCCGACGAGGAGGCGCCGACCGCGCCCCCGCCCGCCCTGGACGGGATCGGCGGCCTGATCGGGACGGCCCGGGCGGCCGGGCTCACCGTGCACGGCCGCCTCACCGGCGAGGCGGAGCCGCCCACCGAGGTCGGCCTGGCCGCCTACCGCATCGTCCAGGAGTCCCTCACCAACGTCTCGCGGCACGCCGCCGCCGCGGAGGTCACCGTCAGCGTCGAGCGCGGGCCGGGCGCGCTGCTCGTCGAGGTCGCCGACGACGGCCGGGGCGCCGCCGCGCCGGCGGGTCCGGGCAGCGGCGTCGACGGGATGCGCGAGCGGGCCCGCGCCCTCGGCGGCGAGCTGACGGCGGGGCCGCGGCCCGGCGGCGGCTTCCTCGTCCGGGCCCGGCTGCCCTACGGAAACGAGGCCCCCGCACGATGA
- a CDS encoding MDR family MFS transporter, with product MTAPMTGRHRKLVFGGLMLAGLMSSLDATVLGTALPTIVGDLGGLDRLAWVSTAYVLATSVTVPLSGRLGDLFGRRRVLLTGLLGFLAGSAACGAAPTMTWLIVFRALQGAAAGCLLSSMFALTGDLFEPRERARYQGYSALVFAVSSIAGPLAGGVLTDHASWRWVFYLNLPLGVAATALVALFLRLPAPRGRPRIDFAGIVLLGAAVTCFTLFTSWAGTRYAWGSPVVLSLAAASAVLFTAWVLAERTAAEPIIPPRLFRDRSFGVACVVAAVGGATGFGLATYLPMFFQVVGGVDATRSGLLLLPMMLALLVSSMAAGKHIHRTGRYHRLPAASMAVSAAGIALLATMDAGTGLVAAGCYMAVLGFGAGLSQQVVMLIAQQAAPHRDLGAASSGVFASRMLGTAAGMAVFGAVVSNRFAEEIASRVPDGRVPAFGDAVRPEVLETLPAPVRDGVAEAFADAFSTLFVAALPVAALGLAAALLLRHVPLAGRGPED from the coding sequence ATGACCGCGCCGATGACCGGCCGGCACCGGAAGCTGGTGTTCGGCGGGCTCATGCTCGCCGGGCTCATGTCCTCGCTGGACGCGACGGTGCTCGGCACCGCGCTGCCGACGATCGTCGGGGACCTCGGCGGGCTCGACCGGCTCGCCTGGGTGTCGACGGCGTACGTGCTGGCCACGAGCGTCACCGTCCCCCTGTCGGGACGGCTCGGGGACCTGTTCGGGCGCCGCCGCGTCCTGCTGACCGGCCTGCTCGGGTTCCTCGCCGGATCGGCGGCGTGCGGGGCGGCGCCCACCATGACCTGGCTGATCGTGTTCCGCGCCCTCCAGGGCGCCGCGGCCGGATGCCTGCTGAGCTCGATGTTCGCACTCACCGGCGACCTGTTCGAACCGCGCGAGCGTGCCCGGTACCAGGGGTACTCGGCGCTCGTCTTCGCGGTCTCCAGCATCGCGGGGCCGCTGGCCGGCGGCGTCCTCACCGACCACGCGTCATGGCGGTGGGTGTTCTACCTCAACCTGCCGCTCGGCGTTGCCGCCACCGCCCTGGTCGCGCTGTTCCTGCGGCTTCCGGCGCCGAGGGGAAGGCCGCGGATCGACTTTGCCGGGATCGTCCTGCTCGGCGCGGCGGTGACCTGCTTCACCCTGTTCACCAGCTGGGCCGGGACGCGGTACGCGTGGGGCTCGCCCGTCGTGCTCTCGCTGGCGGCGGCCTCGGCCGTGCTGTTCACCGCGTGGGTGCTCGCCGAGCGGACGGCCGCCGAGCCGATCATCCCGCCGCGGCTGTTCCGCGACCGGTCGTTCGGCGTCGCCTGCGTCGTCGCCGCCGTCGGCGGCGCCACCGGGTTCGGCCTCGCCACCTACCTGCCGATGTTCTTCCAGGTCGTCGGGGGAGTGGACGCGACCAGGTCGGGCCTGCTCCTGCTGCCGATGATGCTCGCCCTGCTGGTGTCCTCCATGGCGGCCGGGAAGCACATCCACCGGACCGGCCGCTACCACCGGCTGCCCGCGGCGAGCATGGCGGTCAGCGCCGCCGGGATCGCGCTGCTGGCGACCATGGACGCCGGCACCGGCCTGGTCGCCGCGGGCTGCTACATGGCGGTGCTCGGCTTCGGGGCAGGGCTGTCCCAGCAGGTCGTCATGCTGATCGCGCAGCAGGCCGCGCCGCACCGCGACCTCGGCGCGGCGAGCTCGGGCGTCTTCGCGAGCCGGATGCTCGGCACCGCCGCCGGGATGGCGGTCTTCGGCGCCGTCGTGTCGAACCGGTTCGCCGAGGAGATCGCCTCGCGGGTCCCGGACGGGCGGGTCCCGGCGTTCGGCGACGCCGTCCGTCCCGAGGTGCTGGAGACGCTCCCGGCGCCGGTGCGCGACGGCGTCGCCGAGGCCTTCGCGGACGCGTTCTCCACCCTGTTCGTCGCCGCGCTGCCCGTCGCGGCGCTGGGCCTGGCGGCGGCGCTGCTCCTCCGCCACGTCCCGCTGGCGGGGCGCGGCCCGGAGGACTAG
- a CDS encoding AAA family ATPase encodes MPSSVVVLTGPPGAGKSTVAARIAHRHQKAVHLHTDDFWDYIVAGAIPPYEPASRAQNETVMDAIAGAAFTYATGGFVTVVDGIVGPWMLDHFRTRARLHPAVPFHYAALRPSRDVALARAQARTVPGALVDRHPVLAMWDQFADLGELERHVLDTSHEDVAGTEARVADALASGRLRLRL; translated from the coding sequence ATGCCCAGCAGCGTCGTTGTCCTGACCGGCCCGCCTGGAGCGGGGAAGTCGACGGTCGCGGCCCGCATTGCCCACCGCCACCAGAAGGCCGTCCATCTGCACACGGACGACTTCTGGGACTACATCGTGGCCGGTGCGATCCCGCCGTACGAGCCGGCGTCGCGGGCCCAGAACGAGACCGTCATGGACGCGATCGCCGGCGCGGCGTTCACGTACGCGACCGGCGGCTTCGTCACCGTCGTCGACGGAATCGTCGGCCCGTGGATGCTCGATCACTTTCGCACGCGAGCGCGGCTGCACCCTGCGGTGCCGTTCCACTACGCGGCCCTTCGCCCGAGCCGCGACGTCGCGCTCGCCCGGGCCCAAGCGCGGACCGTGCCCGGCGCGCTGGTGGACCGCCATCCGGTCCTGGCGATGTGGGACCAGTTCGCCGACCTCGGCGAACTGGAGCGCCACGTGCTCGACACCTCGCACGAGGACGTTGCCGGGACCGAGGCCCGGGTCGCGGACGCCCTCGCCTCCGGCCGCCTGCGGCTGCGCCTCTAG
- a CDS encoding MarR family winged helix-turn-helix transcriptional regulator, whose protein sequence is MSDEALDAVERSMVRLRRGMSRQRLGKAAIRDHNLPVDVQVLHVVDIVDEGPDRPGEEMSVGLVATRLGVDASRGSRIVAEAVKSGYVRRVASQEDGRRIHLELTDAGRAVVDATRRTRQEHFAKAMGGWTDEERSAFARLLSRFVHTYED, encoded by the coding sequence ATGAGCGACGAGGCGCTGGACGCCGTCGAGCGGAGCATGGTCAGGCTGCGCCGGGGCATGTCGCGGCAGCGGCTGGGCAAGGCGGCGATCCGGGACCACAACCTCCCCGTGGACGTGCAGGTCCTGCACGTCGTGGACATCGTGGACGAGGGCCCCGACCGGCCCGGCGAGGAGATGAGCGTCGGCCTTGTCGCCACCCGTCTCGGCGTCGACGCCTCGCGCGGCAGCCGCATCGTCGCCGAGGCGGTCAAGTCGGGCTACGTCCGGCGGGTCGCCTCACAGGAGGACGGCCGCCGCATCCACCTGGAGCTCACCGACGCGGGCAGGGCCGTCGTCGACGCCACCCGCCGCACCCGGCAGGAGCACTTCGCCAAGGCCATGGGCGGCTGGACGGACGAGGAGCGCTCCGCGTTCGCGCGCCTCCTGTCCCGCTTCGTCCACACCTACGAGGACTGA
- a CDS encoding response regulator transcription factor: protein MDSPPVRVLIVDDDALVRAGLSMMLASADDLKVVADVADGAEVVAAVNQHRPDVVLMDIRMPRLDGLAATALLRGRREPPEIIILTTFDSDDHILRAMRAGASGFLLKHTPPPEIVRAIRQVAAGEPMMSPAVLRKMMAYVAESGADPRRARARDLLARLSDGERAVAALVGRGRTNSEIGKELSLSVATVKAYVSRLLTKLELNNRVQIALLVHDAALDD from the coding sequence ATGGACTCCCCTCCCGTCCGCGTCCTGATCGTGGACGACGACGCGCTCGTCCGGGCCGGCCTGTCGATGATGCTGGCGAGCGCCGACGACCTGAAGGTGGTCGCGGACGTCGCCGACGGCGCCGAGGTCGTCGCCGCCGTGAACCAGCACCGGCCCGACGTCGTGCTGATGGACATCCGGATGCCGCGGCTGGACGGGCTCGCGGCGACCGCGCTGCTGCGGGGTCGCCGCGAGCCGCCTGAGATCATCATCCTGACCACGTTCGACAGCGACGACCACATCCTGCGGGCGATGCGCGCGGGCGCGAGCGGCTTCCTGCTGAAGCACACCCCGCCGCCGGAGATCGTCCGGGCGATCCGCCAGGTCGCGGCCGGCGAGCCGATGATGTCCCCCGCGGTGCTGCGCAAGATGATGGCGTACGTGGCCGAGAGCGGCGCCGACCCGCGCCGGGCCCGCGCCCGCGATCTGCTGGCCCGGCTGAGCGACGGCGAGCGGGCCGTCGCCGCGCTCGTCGGGCGCGGCCGGACCAACAGCGAGATCGGCAAGGAGCTGTCGCTCAGCGTCGCCACGGTGAAGGCGTACGTGTCGCGGCTGCTGACCAAGCTGGAGCTGAACAACCGCGTCCAGATCGCCCTCCTCGTCCACGACGCCGCCCTCGACGACTAG
- a CDS encoding pyridoxamine 5'-phosphate oxidase family protein translates to MAANSSDEPVLEELDRAECMKLLAGGTIGRVAFDDGEGPTVIPVNYAVEGDSVIFRTSASGRLNRNLLSAVTGGEVRAAFEVDRFEEAHHEGWSVLLRGGAHPLSEAEKAEVAQVRPWPGGDREAWFRLAAASVTGRRLRRG, encoded by the coding sequence ATGGCAGCGAACTCCTCTGACGAGCCCGTCCTGGAAGAACTCGACCGCGCCGAGTGCATGAAACTCCTCGCCGGCGGCACCATCGGCCGGGTGGCGTTCGACGACGGCGAGGGACCGACGGTCATCCCGGTGAACTACGCCGTCGAGGGCGACTCGGTGATCTTCCGCACGTCGGCGTCGGGCCGGCTGAACCGCAACCTGCTGTCGGCGGTGACCGGCGGGGAGGTCCGGGCGGCGTTCGAGGTCGACCGGTTCGAGGAGGCCCACCACGAGGGCTGGAGCGTGCTGCTGCGCGGCGGCGCGCACCCCCTCTCCGAGGCGGAGAAGGCCGAGGTCGCGCAGGTCCGGCCGTGGCCGGGCGGCGACCGGGAGGCGTGGTTCCGGCTGGCGGCGGCGAGCGTGACCGGCCGCCGCCTGCGCCGCGGTTGA
- a CDS encoding sensor histidine kinase, with amino-acid sequence MDLLRRSWRDWLGDLGAVGAAMLLGWVLLQGTVEDLPPGETIAVRRDVLIGASTCVFLLLFRRRHPVAVAVTMVFAQWAATTTLGTAAIAMYSLAMLRPWRIALPIAGASLALIIGLFWIAEAGEDFLEGSVIFALIYAVLVTTGMLVRSRRQLIASLEERARAAETEQRLRVEEARLLERERLAREMHDVLAHRISLLAVHAGALEFGPGTPEGQREAAGVIRRSAHEAMEDLREVIGVLRDDAPGADPERPQPTLADVPGLVEESRRAGGRVTLEQNVPDPDLVPSRVGRHAYRIVQEGLTNARKHAPGADVRVCVGAGAELDVEIVNAMPPGPPSLPLPGSGTGLVGLAERVALLGGTLEHGRTGDGRFRLRARLPLRAAHGAGTGGKGGTHGSELL; translated from the coding sequence GTGGACCTCCTGAGACGATCGTGGCGCGACTGGCTCGGCGACCTCGGCGCCGTCGGCGCCGCGATGCTGCTCGGCTGGGTGCTGCTCCAGGGCACGGTGGAGGACCTGCCTCCCGGGGAGACGATCGCGGTCCGCCGGGACGTGCTGATCGGCGCCTCCACCTGCGTGTTCCTCCTGCTGTTCCGGCGCCGCCATCCGGTGGCCGTCGCGGTCACGATGGTGTTCGCGCAGTGGGCGGCGACGACGACGCTCGGCACGGCGGCGATCGCGATGTACTCGCTGGCGATGCTGCGCCCCTGGCGGATCGCGCTGCCGATCGCCGGCGCGAGCCTGGCGCTGATCATCGGCCTCTTCTGGATCGCGGAGGCCGGGGAGGACTTCCTCGAGGGCAGCGTCATCTTCGCGCTGATCTACGCGGTCCTCGTCACGACGGGCATGCTGGTGCGGTCCCGGCGGCAGCTCATCGCCTCGCTGGAGGAGCGGGCCCGCGCCGCCGAGACCGAGCAGCGGCTGCGGGTCGAGGAGGCCCGGCTGCTGGAGCGCGAGCGGCTCGCCCGCGAGATGCACGACGTCCTCGCGCACCGCATCTCGCTGCTGGCCGTGCACGCGGGGGCCCTGGAGTTCGGCCCGGGAACGCCCGAAGGGCAGCGGGAGGCCGCCGGGGTCATCCGGCGGAGCGCCCACGAGGCGATGGAGGACCTGCGCGAGGTGATCGGGGTGCTGCGCGACGACGCGCCCGGCGCCGATCCCGAACGCCCGCAGCCGACGCTCGCGGACGTTCCCGGGCTCGTCGAGGAGTCGCGGCGGGCGGGGGGCCGCGTCACGCTGGAGCAGAACGTCCCCGACCCCGACCTGGTCCCGTCCCGCGTCGGGCGGCACGCCTACCGGATCGTCCAGGAGGGGCTGACGAACGCCCGCAAGCACGCGCCGGGCGCGGACGTCCGGGTCTGCGTGGGCGCGGGCGCCGAGCTGGACGTCGAGATCGTGAACGCGATGCCCCCGGGCCCGCCCTCCCTGCCCCTGCCGGGTTCCGGCACGGGGCTCGTCGGCCTGGCCGAGCGTGTGGCGCTGCTCGGCGGGACCTTGGAGCACGGCCGCACCGGCGACGGGCGGTTCCGGCTGCGCGCCCGCCTTCCGCTGCGGGCCGCGCATGGCGCCGGGACCGGTGGGAAAGGTGGTACGCATGGCAGCGAACTCCTCTGA
- a CDS encoding VOC family protein, protein MACRVSELVLDCRDPERLAEFWCEVLGFVELDREGDDIEIGPPEGFGGLHPTLILSRSEEPKNGKLRLHFDVNATDRDQDAELERLLAAGARPVDVGQTGEESWVPLADPEGNEFCLLRARLT, encoded by the coding sequence GTGGCGTGCCGGGTGAGTGAACTGGTGCTCGACTGCCGCGATCCGGAGAGACTCGCGGAGTTCTGGTGCGAGGTGCTCGGGTTCGTGGAGCTGGACCGGGAGGGCGACGACATCGAGATCGGTCCGCCGGAAGGGTTCGGCGGGCTCCATCCGACGCTGATCCTCAGCCGCAGCGAGGAGCCGAAGAACGGCAAGCTGCGGCTGCACTTCGACGTGAACGCCACGGACCGGGACCAGGACGCCGAACTGGAGCGGCTCCTGGCCGCGGGGGCCCGGCCGGTGGACGTCGGGCAGACCGGTGAGGAGAGCTGGGTCCCGCTGGCGGATCCGGAGGGCAACGAGTTCTGCCTGCTCCGGGCCCGCCTGACCTGA
- a CDS encoding response regulator: protein MIKVLLADDQGLVRAGFRSILDDEDDITVVGEAADGARAVSACRELRPDVALLDVRMPGTDGLEAARRITADPRLDGVRVVILTTFDLDEYVYGALRAGATGFLLKDTEPAELIHAVRVAARGDALITPSVTRRLIGEFAGRVQAPAPGPRLESLTVREREVMLLVAAGLSNDEVAARLVLSPATAKTHVSRIMSKLGVRDRSQLVVLAYESGMVRPRWMRPRT, encoded by the coding sequence ATGATCAAGGTTCTGCTGGCCGACGACCAGGGCCTGGTGCGGGCCGGGTTCCGCTCCATCCTCGACGACGAGGACGACATCACCGTCGTCGGCGAGGCCGCGGACGGCGCCCGGGCGGTCTCCGCCTGCCGCGAGCTGCGTCCGGACGTGGCGCTGCTGGACGTGCGGATGCCCGGCACGGACGGCCTGGAGGCCGCCCGCCGGATCACCGCCGACCCGCGGCTCGACGGCGTGCGGGTGGTGATCCTGACGACCTTCGACCTGGACGAGTACGTGTACGGGGCGCTGCGCGCCGGGGCCACCGGCTTCCTGCTCAAGGACACCGAGCCGGCGGAGCTGATCCACGCCGTGCGGGTCGCGGCGCGCGGGGACGCGCTCATCACCCCGTCCGTCACCCGCCGCCTCATCGGCGAGTTCGCCGGGCGGGTCCAGGCGCCGGCCCCGGGTCCGCGGCTGGAGTCCCTCACCGTCCGGGAGCGGGAGGTGATGCTGCTCGTCGCGGCCGGGCTCAGCAACGACGAGGTCGCCGCCCGCCTCGTGCTCAGCCCCGCCACCGCCAAGACCCACGTCAGCCGCATCATGTCCAAGCTGGGCGTGCGGGACCGCTCGCAGCTGGTCGTCCTCGCCTACGAGTCCGGCATGGTCAGACCGCGCTGGATGCGACCACGGACGTAG